Below is a genomic region from Trichoderma asperellum chromosome 2, complete sequence.
cttcttcGCCGTGTCTCGCTCGTGTGCCCTTGTTTCGCTGCACGTTGACGCAAGTCCTCGCTGCTAGGTccagttttttaataagtgaCGAGCGCGCTGCGCATTGCCGCTCATTTACGCGAAAACGAGCGAATGCTTGCCGTACCCACCACtcatattaattatagatgaGACTTTGTGCCTACCTAATGCTGCGCTGCACAACAATTGATCCTGTTCCACACATTTGCACTGTACTACACAGATCACatctgcagcagcctccacCAAAGTCATCTTTGCCTTTcccccatcaccatcacacTCTTTCTATTCCTTACCTACTCAGCCGGGTTCATTCGCTAATCCCGCGCCGCCACAACTCGCAGCCCAATCTCCCTCGCTAGATGATTCACCAGGCAAACGGATCTTAACACCAGCTTCTGCCGGCACCGTCTACAGCATGCCGAGTCGTGCGGCCTCCGTTTCAAAGCAGGCCCTGGCCCGAACGGCTACGATCCGCAGCGTGCCCAGCCTTGAGGGCTCCGAGACGAGCCCCGAGAGCAACCACGCCAGCGGCCTCTCCAGCAGCGTCAACAGCAAGGCCAGCGCCCTGTCCGTCACGGCGTCCAATGGGGCGCAGATTGAGACAACACCGTCGCCTGCGGCCAAGCCTGGTGTCGATAACGCCGCGAACGACTCGCCTGCGCACGCAAACAACGGCAATGGCCCCGTCCCTAGGGTTGTGGAATCGTCGCCGCCCCCAGAAGAGATTAGCGGTTTGGCGGAAGGGGATCACGACAACCACGACAGTGCGCAGTGGGATTCGACAATTGGCAAGGCCGGCTTGGGAAAGACAGGCCGAGTCATCAACAAGCTCGTCAGCGACAATGACGCCCTGAAGCGCGAGATCAAGATTGAGCGATTGCGAGCGGAAGAAGCGAAGCAGGCGGCCAAGCTGGTGGAAGACAAGATGGAGCGCATGATTAGCGACTACGAGAGCCGGTTACTAGAAGCAAACGTCACCAAGACGCTGCTGGCAAGAAAAGAACGACAGGTCGAAACGCTCATGGCAACGGTCGatacagagaagaagaagacggtaGCGGctcaggagctggagcgaaACTGGAGGGACGAGATGGAAAAAGTCAAACGCGACGCCAAGACACAAGTTGACGATGCAACAAGCTATGCGCAGCTGATGGAGGGCCGGTACAACGCCATCTCCTCCCATTGGCGCGACCAGGGCGACGAGGTCAACAAGGCCATATCCACGATCAAAACCGAGATCAACACCATCGTTGACGAGCGCAAGTCGGACGACGATAAGATCCAGACCCTACGAGACTTGTGCGAGCAGCAGGACAGCAACATCCAGAAGCTACGGcgcgaaaaagaagacattgCGCGGTTGTTTGAAGAGTACAAGAAGACACAAGAAAGCGACCTGAAGGATATGAAGGAGAACGCCAGGCagacagaagaagagcagcagaagctATTAGAGGAAGCTCGAGAGACGCTTCATAAGCTAAGATGGGCTCTCAATGTTAAAGAGAACGTCCAGGGCGCCCAATGAAGCATTTAAACCAACAccacttcctcttcgtccacgCTCCTCTGCTGTTCTCCTGCATTCTTCCCTTGTCTTATTCTTCACGGCCACATCCTTCCCTCGAGGAATCTTGTTTTCTTGGCGTTCTTACTCTGTATTTTTCAAACTTATCGGTCGGTGCATTCTCATGGAGGCTCTAATGCTAAATGGCTTTTTCTTACTTGCTCGAcgtttacctttttttttttttttccttttctactTCACACCACTTCTATACAATACAGCGACTTTATATAATGATACCACATCTTCTCCGTCTCCCTTCCATCGGCTCctctattctctctctctgaccttcttttttttttcactaaTGTCCTTATCTTCTGATTCTGTCTTTTCTACACTCATTACCTTCTATGCTAGTTTTTCATTCGTTGCTATTAGTTGGTTAAAGAGAGCGACAAAGTTGGTTGTGGACAGGATATGATGTTCctcttcccctctttttattttcttcttattctttttattttctttctcccccaTTTGCATGTTAGGAAGCCTTTGCTATTATGATGTATTTGGCGTTGGACTCATTTTTaacaaagaacaaagacaaaaaaaaaaaaaagaaagaaatttaCACCGTATAATCTCCAATGCTGCGCTATCCTTGGTCTTTTTGACTTGCAGCTTTCTATAGCCAGATACTGCATTCTAGACGCTAGAACAAGAGAGATTTACATACGAGAGAAGCACGCATCAGATTTAGACGGATAAATAAACAAAGGGTCAGATATAGGCATTAAGAGAATGGCAAGATATGGAATACGAAAGCAAACtcaatatacttatataatatcagATTTGTTTGCTAAATATTTCACTTCCCGTCAATCTTTCAAGTCTACCGGATGCCGTGGGCTTTGCATGTATGACTTGATGCTATTTTAATAGATAAATACATCGCCAATCCTGCTACTCTAAATAGGACATTGAAACACGTCCATTTACATCAGTGTTGGATCTACTGGATTAGGCGAGATGGACCAACAAAGTGCCTCATCACCGTGCGTTTAGAGATTGCATCGTGCTGGACTTTGAATACCTGTCGTGTCACGAAAGAGATTTTGCTTGTGTTACAATTTTACTCTTCTAATACTAGATACCTACCTTTTCAAGGCACAACTCACACGACCAATGCTCAACTCGCCATCTCAAGCATTTTATACCTCGTACTGGGCAGTGAACACGCAGCAGTAGTGCATATTGGGGCAAGATGCGACGGACCTCCCAACCGCCCAAATCGCGCCCTCATCTTACAAAAATCCCATGATCATATGCTCTAGAATCAGCACGATGGGTAATCTTCCTTATCTCTAATGGCGTATTCGCACTGACGCTGTGAATCGTCCTACAACGGCAAAAAGCGTTGCGGTGAGCGGAACACGTGCCTGACGCCGCACCTGCCAATCCGGCTGCCACTCATTCTGGCAGCTGTTCACAGAGATGCAATTGAAATATAATTTCTGAATCTGTTTATTtactttcttccttttttcctcctcctcctcctccacttcTCCCCCTCCTCATCAGCACGCTCTGCTTTGTTTATCCGCAGCACGAGCATCCTCCTCCTTTGTTCTCTGCTAGCGCAGCATAATTTCGTCTTTTGAAGCTTGCCCGGTGTTCTTTGTTTCGGTGCCCTTTGCGGTCGTGTATTTATTACGCAGCTGTTTACGGGTTTTGCGTCAGGCGTCAGTGTCTGGCTTCTCTGATATTCTCTATCATCGCCCTGTATACCGAGACAATCTTCAAGGCCATCTTGCATATCTACCTGTTTAATTATTCAATCGTGACGGAGCTTTATCTATTCTTGGGCGGATGTTACATAGCTATTAAGGAACTTGgtgagtgtgtgtgtttaGAATCTTCTCCCTTTCAAGTAGATACACACTCCAAGCTTCTGGTCTCCCTGTGGCTAGTCCAGCAACTTGCCGTGGAGATGTATGAAATGCAAAAAACActaattattctttagcCTGTTGATGTTTCTGAAGCGCCCCTGCTGTCTCGCCTCCATTCATTGATATTCTTGCTCCGTCATGGATGAACAGGATGGTTTTGCGGAGTTTTACATTGCATGTAATCCTCCACTGTTGTCACGGGGTGTTGAGTACATTGTTCAATCAGTCAAGTCAGCCTGTCCGAATGTATGTGTTGCAATATTTTGATTGAATTACTACGTGGCTGATTCATTTTCAAGGGCGAGCTTGCTGAGATTTTATACGAGCCGGATATCCCATGGTTCAAGTGTATCACGATGGGAAAGCACAAAGAGTCTGTTACTCGTATTATAAAAGACCTTTTGATTGACTTGGTGACTCTGGAGGTTGAGCCTCTTGGTTTTGACGCCGAAAAAGATGTCATCGACACCAACGTCCTTCAAGCCGATGTTGCAATGAAAGCGGCCGAACCGCGTTTGATTTCATGGATGGTATACCAATCGCTCGGAAGCGATATACACGACACGTTCGTCAAATACCAATATCCTGAGGCTATGGCTTCTCTTCCATATAAAGCAATCTGGAGAGGACTTGAGAATTCGAGTGGCACTTTCGAGGATTTCCTATCCGAATTCCGCCGTCTCATTAAATCCGAAAATGCGccagccaccgccgccgaCTTTGCTCTTCGCAACGAATGTCATATCTCTTACAATATGCGAGAGAATTTGGTATACATTGGATCTTCTACTTCTGCAGCAGCCCTCGAGAAAGTTGTTAAAAAGCTCGAAACGGTGCTAAATCTCCTGGTAGGTATAATATTCGTATTCACACCGAGACTTACGGTATCTAATACAATATAGGCAAGTAAGATCAAAACAACAACGCACTCCATTCTACCCGAAGGACCAGAAGATCTGCGACTTGCATATAGATGGCTGCACCGGATTGGATTGCATCAGGCAACATTTGCTGTCCCTTGTGGCAACTTAACCGTGGCAGATGAGTACAAGCTGCTTTTGAATGCGGCCGCCATCAGAacggagaaaaaagacaagtaTGGGCGTTGGATCTCTGACGACACTGTTTACCCCCTGAAAAATGCATCGAGACCCGACGTGGGACAGAAGTTTAAAGCCTTCAAGACTTATTTCCCCCATCCTAAACCAAGATTTGCGGATATCCGCGCAATACCATATGGACTACAACCTGAAACGGAAGAAGTCTCTTCGTCAGCTGAAGCACAGGGACCCATACGGGCACCAAACAATTTGGAGCCAGCTTTACTCGAACAAGGAGCAGAAAGTTGTCACGAAGGCTCAGGCCCAGAGCTTTACGACAGAGAAGAACCTCCTTTTTACCATCAACGTTCTATATTAGATCAAAAGGCATACATATCCCCgggcgaggaagaaggtCTAGCAGAATTTGTGCAGAGATTACGATTTGCTGAGACATTAACTCTGAACCCTCCTCAACAGTCAAATGGCGGAAGCCTCCTTATAGACTGGGTAGAAGGCATAGAAAGCGCGACTCAATCTGAGTCTGCGATGAATGACTTTAACCAAGAGGAGGCTCTCATCTCTTTTGAGTTAAGCAACGAGTCTCAATGTGGTAGCGAAACTTTCGATATTATGGAACCAAACCCAATGGCCGAGCTTC
It encodes:
- a CDS encoding uncharacterized protein (EggNog:ENOG41), with product MPQKKPLHRLSKQFFAIHQDPSPAQSPSLDDSPGKRILTPASAGTVYSMPSRAASVSKQALARTATIRSVPSLEGSETSPESNHASGLSSSVNSKASALSVTASNGAQIETTPSPAAKPGVDNAANDSPAHANNGNGPVPRVVESSPPPEEISGLAEGDHDNHDSAQWDSTIGKAGLGKTGRVINKLVSDNDALKREIKIERLRAEEAKQAAKLVEDKMERMISDYESRLLEANVTKTLLARKERQVETLMATVDTEKKKTVAAQELERNWRDEMEKVKRDAKTQVDDATSYAQLMEGRYNAISSHWRDQGDEVNKAISTIKTEINTIVDERKSDDDKIQTLRDLCEQQDSNIQKLRREKEDIARLFEEYKKTQESDLKDMKENARQTEEEQQKLLEEARETLHKLRWALNVKENVQGAQ